In Corvus cornix cornix isolate S_Up_H32 chromosome 22, ASM73873v5, whole genome shotgun sequence, the DNA window CGACATGGCGGCGGCGCGGACGCTGTGCGCGTGCGCGCCCCGGGGGCGGCGTCAAACCGCCGGGATCGCAGCGCGCACGCGCAgccggcgggcggggagcggcgctGCCGCGCCTGCGTGCTGCGGCGCCCCCTGCCGGCGTGCGCGTGCCGGGCCCGCGGGGCTCTTAAAGGCGCCGCGTCCCGGTACCGACCCCCGGCCCCGGTACCGGGatggaggcggcggcggcgacaACGGCGGCTCCGGGCTGGCGCTGCCGGCCGGGGGGACGGCTGGACATGAGCCACGGCTTCGTGCGGCACATCCGCCGCAACCAGCTCGCCAGGTACCGGCACCGGCCCGGCATCGCCGGGGACCCTCGTCCCCGGGCCGATTTGGCCCCGGTGCTCCCTcgttcccccccccccccacccgTAACCCCGATACCCCGCCGGTAACCCGGCCCCTGGGGTGCCCAGGGACGCGTACGACCGCGCGGTGCGGCAGGCGCGGGGCCGAGCGCGGACGCGGCTGaccccggccccggcgcggccccggcggcccGACCAGCAGGTGTACCGGCCCCACCGGGGCAGCGGTGAGCGGCTCCGGGAGGGCGGCGGCACCCGGGCGGCGCGCAGGGGCGACCCCGAGCAGTGGCTGCGGAGGGGGGAGGCGGGGGGCTCCTGAAGGACTGGGGGGCATCGAGGGGTGGAGGGACCTGCGGGAACCCCCGGGAGACGGGTGGGGAAGGGGCGGGTGGGCACCCGGCGGCGGGGGGACCTCCCGGGGGAGGAGGGACAAGGGGGGGACCGAGGGCGGGGATGGGGGGCACCCCTGGtgggctggaggggagggggcacCCGAGGCcggggggcacggggggacCCCAGGAGGGGATGGGGCACCCAAGGGGCGCTGGCCTGGGGCCCCGGCAGCCCCCCCTGAGGGTGCAGGTGCCGCAGGGGGTCCCGGCGGCGACGCCAGCGCGGGCCCCCCCCCGAGGCCCGCGGGGCCCCCCGGACCCCGCCCGCGGGCCGCGGCTCTTCTGCCTCGAGTACGAGGGGGACGACGGGCAGGTCACGGCCGTCATCGTGCACCAGGTGCGGCCCCGGGACCGCCGGGGGTGGGGACGGAGCGGGGCGAGGCCGGGGACGCGGTGGGTGGGCgctgctgaggggctgggggtgcggTGGGTGGGGGTTCTGTGGG includes these proteins:
- the C22H2orf68 gene encoding UPF0561 protein C2orf68 homolog encodes the protein MEAAAATTAAPGWRCRPGGRLDMSHGFVRHIRRNQLARDAYDRAVRQARGRARTRLTPAPARPRRPDQQVYRPHRGSGERLREGGGTRAARRGDPEQWLRRGEGVPAATPARAPPRGPRGPPDPARGPRLFCLEYEGDDGQVTAVIVHQGDSAEEVTRRVCARSPLEPPLRRALCQRVQDELSKRRGTG